ctctgactgctaaggatgttgaacattcaaacaaaattaatacctgtttgcatttcttattttgagaactCTTacttaaatgtttcattttatttaagtttcttttattataGACATAAACTCTCTATCAGAAGACTTAGCTGGTAGAGTTTTCCAACTCTGTAGGCTGCCTCTTTTCTCGAATATGGTATCTTTTTTTCTACAGAAACTTCTTAATTTCATGAAGATGTATCTTGTTAGTTTCTCTTCGTTTCTATATTATTGAGTATCTTGTTAGTTTCTCTTCGTTTCTATATTATTGAGATCTGTTTAGAATGTTCTTTCCTATGTGTAGAAAACTGtatatgtgactctgtgtgtctgaaaatgtatgtatgtgtgggagtggtgggtgggtaagtgagtgtgggtgtacgtgtgtgtgtgtgtgtgtgtgtgtgtgtgtgtgtgtgagggggatgGTGTCCCTGTGGAGTCTAGAAGAAAGCAATGAATTTCGTGAAGcatgagttacaggtggttgtagcCAAGCAACATGGGTGATTAGAAACAAACTCATGTcttctgaaaaagaagaaagtcccTTTACCTGCGGAGTCATTCCCTATCTCAACTTTACTCATTAtaaacaaggtctctcactgaaactaaCAGCTGTCCAAAACTAGTAGGTAGGAAGTTTCTTTGACAACCTGCCCCCAAAAAGAATAGGGTTATAGTTGTGGAATGGGTCATGCCTGTCTTTTAAAATGGAGATTGGTATTCcggtccttatgcttgtgcaaGAAGCTCTCTGATAGGGTAAGCCATCATTCCACCCTTTATATACCGTAGATTTAATCAAGGATAAAATTCTATCTTTCATATCTTAATGAATACATGATTACCATAGCCTGGATAGAGAAGGTATATAGTTTACTTATGCCATGAACGGATTTAGACTTAACATTTCAGTatagtttgtttaattttaagaaCCACCTATGAGGGTTAAAGGTCCTCCTCATGATTCATGTGGATATTTTACATACAAACCAAGTTTTTATGTGGTAAAGGGTGGGATCAGGTAGGATTGTTTGGATCTGAATGAGCCATGAATCTTGTGAAATGAAAAATCCACTTACAGGTTTGTTTGTCAATGATCTACAGAGTAGCTGCCTTATAAAGGTGagtttgtctctgttttttgtttcttttgtatttatgcCTAATGTGGTGTTAGCGTCTATGGGTAGGATCTCTAGAGCTCAAGAGTCTTCAGATGTAACTTCTTATTTTGGTGCTCACAGCCTGTAGAACTatgaaatgaataatattttattatttgtaaattcTTTAGCCACATATTGGTTTATAATAACAAAACAATTTAGCAAAACATTCAAAATAATTGGAACTTTggggaaaataaatacatataagacTTCTACAAAAAGTAATGAGTTTACTTTCCCTCAAGAGATCTCCTTCCCCTGGGTCAGTCCTAGGGGGATATTTAAGGTAATCCATTTACCCAAGGAAAACATACAAGGGAGGATTCTATAAATCTTACAGGTTTaagttattttccattttccttagcACCTGCCTACACAGTGCTCAGTTTTTATCTATGAAGTTCTACTGAAATATTTCTAGTCACACTCAGGTTGGTAACAAATGAGTAGATCCAATATGTTTACATCTTAACCTCATTTGTCTTTACTCATTGTAGGCATATTTTAGACACACTATGTATAAAATGGCTAGAGACGAGGAAGCATAGATTCCCAGCGctcattgatttttataatttccttttattgttgggtTACATTTagtaattatgtttattttacttatcatAAGAAATGCTTATACAAACAtaccttaaaatatatattattaaggTGTTCTGAGTGACATatagtaaaatattaatttagtaACATTAAAGAGCAGAGCAATTAAATCAAAGCAGACCTAGCATAAAACGTCCCCAAGCAAGAAAATAATGATGTAGAGCCTGGACTCAATGAAGATCTGTCAGTAGACGCAGCCCATTCAAGTAGAATACGCATTGTTGCTCCGTGCCTGATTTGGAAAAGAAATCCTCACAATATTGAATTtgctttgagataattttatgtatttaaatatgctTTTGTCTTTAAATGATGAGTAATTCAGTTAAATAAACTTCAagtgttttctactttttaacaGTTGTCAAGCAGAAcaccacattatttttattatttttgtttcttttgggtcAGGTCATCATTATTACCTCATAATCAGATCTTACTTTTCATTATTGATATTTAAATAAGAACTCACACATGAAGCACTTATGCTGTATTGAATCAGAGGAAAGATTATCTGCAGATTTATAAATCTATATTCATAATTGTTCCTCAAACATGagattttttattatattctaaaagactttatgaaaaataaaactatattctAAGACACTTATTTATGTTATTcatctatttaaatttatttttatgttttacaataaggtttcatatagcccaggatgaATTTGAACTTCCTATGCAGCTACAGATGACAATGAAACCCAGATATCCTTGTCTTGTGTACCatttgagtactgggattacaagtgttaTCACCTTTCCAGTTTACATTTTGCTGGGAATCAATACAGAACTCTGCTTTGTAGACAAATACTCTGTGTCATACCATGTAAATTAGCTTATTTAGATTTTAGATGACTTTATGAATATTGTTGCCcttcagttatttttaattaaacagtgGATTAATTATCACTAGTTTAAGTCATAAATTTTTGTTAATTAGTTCAACAATCTACAGTCACATTGAGCTATTCTGAGTGATTTTAGTTCATAGCCTTTCCTAGTATCATAGAGTAAAATTTCTTCCTAAACTGAGTGAGTGAAAAGCAATTGGTACACAGATGAGAGTCAGTGTATTTTCCCTTAGGTgtaaaattttctctttcttgctttctactTTTCCTTTTCAGATTAACCAGTGACTAGTGAGAACTTAGAGATATCACCCAACAAAAATGATATTCAAGACAGCATAATGCTGCAAGTTACAATTGAGTTGTGGAAATAATACTTGTTTTACACATGGTATTTACTCATCTGAAAGTATAATGAGGTCTTTATTCCACTTAGCACCCTGTTTAAAATCTCAAGTTCTCATTAGTTAAAACTGATACTTTGTTCTGTAGAATGGGTATATCTATTGTTTTAGTGTACTGCCTTAATTAATATCTTGACTTTGtgaggttatatatatatatatatgtatatacatatatatgagaatatatcTATGCATTATTCAAGTTTGTcagttcagaaagaaagaataaatccaATGATATTCCTTTCtgtccacctcctcctcctaTAACTCTGCTAGGTGGATAGTGCTTCTTTAGGAATCTAAGACAACTTAATAACAGCTAATACGCCATAATTTATTTAGGAATGTAAATTGTAGATCAGTATTGGATAAACATGCCTGTGACCAGAGGACATGAACAGTAAAGGAAAGATAACCCAAAGTTCAAGTTCACTGTTCGATACATACTAAGTATAAGGCTTGTTTGGGATAAAAGAAATGTGATTTATGCTCCCTTGAAGATGAGATGCAATGTGACACTTGTGAAATGCTTTATTCctattatgattattttatattaataggGAACAATTACTACCCTTTAGAATAAATTTGCAAAAAGATATTTTGCAAATATATAAAGACATGCAAAACATtgttaataatttttaagatattaGTCTCTAATATAAAGAATGGTCTGTTTAGAAAGTGTTTCTGTACATTGGTgtgtctaatttatttatttcattttagttttacagGCTTTTGTAATTAATATAAGCAGAAGTGAGAAGATGCTCAATTTCACAGATGTGACTGAATTTGTCCTATTGGGCTTAACCAGCAGAAAGGAACTACAAGTTCTCTTATTTGTCATCTTTCTTATGGTCTATATTGTCACCATGGTGGGCAACATTGGCATGATGATATTAATTAAGATCAGTCCACAGCTTAGCAGCCCAATGTACTTTTTCCTGAGCCATTTGTCATTTATTGATGTGTGGTTTTCTTCCAACATTACTCCAAAAATGCTGGAAAACTTGCTATCAAAGACGAAAACAATTTCTTATGCTGGCTGTTTGGTACAGTGCTTCTTTTTCATTGCCCTTGTTCATGTGGAAATCTTCATTCTTTCTGTGATGGCTTTTGACAGATATATGGCAATTGGAAAGCCTCTGCTCTATGGCAGCAAAATGTCCAGGGTGGTTTGCATTCGACTTATTTCTTTCCCTTACATATACGGGTTTCTGACTAGTCTGGCTGCAACCTTATGGACTTATGGCTTGTACTTCTGTGGGAAAACTGAGATCAACCACTTCTACTGTGCAGATCCCCCCCTCATCAAGATGGCCTGCGCAGGGACTTTTGTAAAAGAATATACAATGCTCTTTCTTGCAGGCATTAACTTCACATATTCCTTGATTGTTGTCATCATCTCCTACCTATTCATTCTCATCGCCATTCTTAGGATGCGCTCAGCAGAAGGCAGGCGCAAGGCATTTTCTACCTGTGGGTCTCACCTCACAGCAGTTGGCATATTTTATGGCACTCTTATCTTCATGTATCTCAGGCGACCCACTGAGGAGTCAGTGGAACAAGGAAAGATGGTGGCTGTGTTCTATACCACAGTGATCCCCATGTTGAATCCCATGATCTACAgtctgaggaacaaggatgtcAAGGAAGCCATGGACAAAGTGATTACTAAGacgttcttaacaaaataaaatatttcctattttgttttctattgtttgtcAGGGGAAAAAGATACTTTATGAAGAATATAAGAATAGGAATTCTTCATtgataggaaggaaaaaaaacaaggcaCACAAATtagaagataaaaaaatgaattgtGAATTGTTGATGAATGCATCAAAAATAGATtccaaagaacaaaagagaaaattgatACCAATAGATAAAATAAGTATAACGACTCTACTTAGAATGCATAGGCCactacattaaatattaaaatgcttaAATAATAATATGGTAtatgccattttcatttaaatttttaggtGGTAAATCTATGAGGTTTTTAtccatttaaaatttaagttatcTTCCTATATGAGAACAGGAGTAAGTTTCTATTATGCTTATAAGGTTGTTTGTTTCCatagtttctttaaaagttagGGTGAGATTCTTTTAATtactctaattttaaaattaaaaccatgatttgtttatgctttattttctatCTATATTCAGATTGGTCAAAGGTAGATAGTATTTGAGAATGGATATGTCCTTATATAATGTATTCTCTTTAATTAATTCAGCAATTAAGCTGACATTCTTTTAGAATGTCAGTCTGTGTTACTAACATATTTTACTTAAGTTTtgcatttgaaaaaattattcagaatgatctgtgttttaaaattgatttGGAACCTGTCAAATTTAAGACAGATGATATCTTTCATATTATTCACATCTATAATACAAGGATGTACAGTTAGTTTAACAACTCACTTTATTAAAAGTTATGTTCTTTAAAATACAGCtttatgatataaaaatacaCTGCTAAACAAGTGTAAGTTATATGCATATTTTCTTGTTTACAGTCTTTCTTCTTTAACTATTACATATTGCATCATAATTTCTTGGTGCAAATGTGTTCATACATTTCTGTCCTTAACTTAGGAGACCAGACTGATGTACGATATAAACTGGGCTTAAAGATATTCCCTCATAGTtactttataaatttatattttccatCTCAGGGTATAATATACCTAATCTCATAAAGGAATTtagatcctgagtgaggtaactcagcccaaaaggatatacatggtatgtactcactaataagtggatgttagttTAAAAAGTATAGAATTCCCAGGATataatccatagaactcaagaatACTAAAAAGCTTAAAGCCTAAAGTTAGGAtgtctcaatcccacttgggaggtagatgaACGCAAtcacaggaagggggagggagggccctgggtgggaaaggtgacagggaggggaaaggggaacatgatagGTATTTGGGGGCAGGATTGAAGCCCTCGGGGCCAGCAGGAAGAATCAAAACAGGTGAACTTGGAGGTATGGAAGTGGGGCACCCTctggaatgtaccagaaacctgggcgATTAGAGATTCTTCAGGACTCAAAGGTCCATCTCttggatgaaatgccctacagtggggagaggaaatttataaagtctacctccagtagaaagacagggcgtCAAGTAGAGGGATGAGTTTGCCATTCTATAGACAAAAACTCTGAaccaaaattgctcctgtctggGGGAACTtcaaggacaaagatggagaagagcatgaggaGAAAGAGGTGACACTCAagttgggatccagctcaggagGATACCCCAAGAccagacaccattactgatgtTTTGGCATGTTTATAAGTGGGCTTTTATCATGactgcccaacaagcagctgaaagagtcagatgcagatatttatacctagccaatggacagaagctggtgacccttgtggttgaattagggagaagctggaaaATGCTGAGCAGGAGGACAATCctatgggaagaccagcagtcccaaTAGCCTGGATCcaaggatctctcagacactgagccactaaccaggtaGCATATATCAGCTGATATGAGAACTGCTGGgtttggactcagtcagagaggaCGCACCTAACCCTCTAACACTTGAGAGACTTGGGACCCCAGAGAGTGGGGATGTTTGGTGGGGTCGGGGTGGTgagggcatcctcttggagataggggTAGGGAGGTATAGGTTGtggtctgggggtggggagtggatggggaggagtaTGGAGTCTAGACTGTAAAAACAGATtaaggaataaataaaagaagaaaaacaaatcagataAAGTGGGATTGTAGAAataattgtgtttttctttttgtttattggttattctatttatttacatttcaaatgttatcttccttttcattttcctctccaCTAGTCTCctatcccttcctttctttcacagTTTCTATGaatgtgctcccccacccacccaccggCCCACCTACTCCCGCCACAGTGGCCTaccattcccctatcctgggacatcaagcctccacaggaccaagggtctccccacTCAGGGATTTGAGATaagtcaatcctctgctacacacccagctggagccatgggtatcccatgtgtactatttggttgttagtttagtccctgggagctttggggggtctggattgttgatattgttgatattgttgatcttcctatgaagttgcaaaccacttcagctcctacagtccttgccttAACTTCCCCATTGGAGTACCTGCACttagttcaatgtttggctgtgtatatctgcatctgtattagtctaCCTATGGCAGAACTTAtgaggggacagctatactgggctcctgtcagcaatagtgtctgagtttgacGTCAATAAACTGGGATGGGACAGAcgctggatggcctttctttcagtttctgctccatttattgttcctgcattttcttttgacaggagacattctggaaaatatttttgacGTGGGTGGTTAGTCCCATAATTATGTTTTTCATTCTTAATACATAATTGGTGTTGAAAGAGATAGGTAGTCTATGCTATTTGAGATCATCACAAATGcattatgaaaacattttgtcCTTTACATATCAAAATTAGAGAAAAGGATATTTGCACAATTTCATATGAAGTATTAAAACTGTAGTTTTGATTACAGATGTGCTTCACTTAATAGTTCCTTTCCTAAATTGCTGGATACTTATAGTTCTATATATTTGCCAAAATTCCTCCTAGTGACTTCATAATTTGAATCTGGCTTTTACATCTGAAATTGACATAAAGAGCACGCATTGTTGAAATCACTTATCCTTACACATGATGCTTTTCAGAGTAGTTACATAGAATAATAGAATAATGTGGACAGTCATTTCTTTTTTGGATCCATAATTGCTATTTTGTGAgggaaaatgaataaaagcatgTGGCAGTAGGAGACAATAGGATGATGTTAAGAATATTAATATCTCAGTTTTCAGAATGTATATTCTAATAAATCTCCTCGACTTCTACCCAGGAGACATTAATAGTATTTTAGTCATCATTCCTTTCATAATTATTTTAGTAGCACCTTAGGGAGATTATCTCACTGTTCTTAATGATCAcaactataaaataaatactgcaaaattatcattttct
The DNA window shown above is from Rattus rattus isolate New Zealand chromosome 5, Rrattus_CSIRO_v1, whole genome shotgun sequence and carries:
- the LOC116900270 gene encoding olfactory receptor 5M3, producing the protein MLNFTDVTEFVLLGLTSRKELQVLLFVIFLMVYIVTMVGNIGMMILIKISPQLSSPMYFFLSHLSFIDVWFSSNITPKMLENLLSKTKTISYAGCLVQCFFFIALVHVEIFILSVMAFDRYMAIGKPLLYGSKMSRVVCIRLISFPYIYGFLTSLAATLWTYGLYFCGKTEINHFYCADPPLIKMACAGTFVKEYTMLFLAGINFTYSLIVVIISYLFILIAILRMRSAEGRRKAFSTCGSHLTAVGIFYGTLIFMYLRRPTEESVEQGKMVAVFYTTVIPMLNPMIYSLRNKDVKEAMDKVITKTFLTK